Proteins encoded by one window of Nitrospira sp. MA-1:
- a CDS encoding TIGR04211 family SH3 domain-containing protein, whose product MKYLIYLVFLSFSCFGLTTQPLAAVGEVNYISDVVTVPLRSGPTTAHRILHRGLPSGTQLTILAVDEEAGFTQVRTTDGMEGWITSQYLVGEPIARVKLAATEKRLQSLKAEIDKEREARASIQAEHKETDANNRTLNSQVQSLSKELTELKRISADSINEHARNIELTQQNTRLAGQVEELSSKARQLEENLQLKWLLYGGGLVLIGLLIGVILKSRPRQTTSYTRYT is encoded by the coding sequence TTGAAGTATTTAATCTATCTCGTTTTTTTATCGTTCTCCTGTTTTGGGTTGACCACACAGCCATTGGCCGCAGTCGGAGAGGTGAATTATATTTCTGACGTGGTAACTGTGCCGCTACGCAGTGGGCCCACTACTGCTCATCGCATCTTACACCGTGGTCTCCCCAGCGGGACGCAACTGACCATTCTCGCGGTAGACGAGGAAGCCGGTTTCACCCAGGTTCGTACCACCGATGGGATGGAGGGCTGGATAACGTCTCAGTACCTCGTCGGAGAACCCATCGCTCGTGTCAAGCTGGCCGCAACCGAGAAACGCCTTCAAAGCCTAAAAGCTGAAATCGATAAAGAACGCGAAGCGCGTGCGAGCATTCAGGCTGAGCACAAAGAAACCGACGCAAACAACCGGACACTGAATTCGCAGGTGCAATCCCTGTCCAAAGAACTGACAGAATTGAAACGTATATCGGCCGATTCAATCAATGAGCATGCCCGGAACATCGAGCTGACGCAGCAGAATACCCGCTTAGCAGGCCAAGTTGAAGAGTTATCGTCAAAAGCCAGGCAGCTGGAAGAAAACTTACAACTCAAATGGCTCCTCTATGGAGGCGGTTTGGTACTCATCGGTCTGTTAATCGGAGTAATTCTCAAGTCACGACCCCGACAGACGACGAGTTATACCCGCTATACCTAG
- a CDS encoding MBL fold metallo-hydrolase, producing the protein MANLSKRLQTNIEGNFFVDSTCIDCDTCRQLAPLTFMEDGDYSTVFRQPETAKEEFAAYQALIACPVGSIGTEKKDRKVFLEAQASFPLHIEGGVDYVGFNSEKSFGANGYFIQHSQGNWLVDSPRFLKHLVQAFEEKGGIRYIFLSHEDDVAEAARYAKHFNAIRIIHRADASAMPGAEHVIDGENSVHVAPEFVCIPVPGHTPGSMALLYKNRFLFSGDHLWWNPKLQQLGTPERLVWDDAYLERSVEKLLPLSFEWVLPGHGERIHLPHRDMKKALDELLQRRWNFQSLPL; encoded by the coding sequence ATGGCAAACCTCTCCAAGCGATTACAGACAAATATCGAGGGAAACTTTTTTGTGGACTCCACCTGTATCGATTGTGATACCTGTCGGCAATTAGCTCCACTCACGTTTATGGAAGACGGTGATTATTCAACCGTCTTCCGTCAACCGGAAACGGCAAAGGAGGAATTTGCTGCATACCAAGCCCTGATCGCCTGTCCGGTGGGATCAATCGGCACGGAGAAGAAGGATCGCAAGGTATTCTTGGAGGCTCAAGCTTCATTTCCACTACATATAGAAGGCGGAGTGGACTACGTGGGATTCAACTCGGAAAAATCGTTTGGAGCCAATGGCTATTTCATCCAACATTCCCAAGGAAACTGGTTAGTCGATTCTCCCCGTTTCCTCAAGCATCTGGTTCAGGCATTTGAAGAGAAAGGCGGGATTCGGTACATCTTCCTCAGTCACGAGGATGATGTGGCGGAGGCCGCTCGTTATGCAAAGCATTTTAATGCCATCCGGATCATTCATCGTGCGGACGCTTCTGCCATGCCCGGCGCAGAGCACGTTATTGATGGTGAGAATTCCGTACACGTTGCTCCGGAGTTTGTCTGCATTCCTGTTCCCGGCCATACCCCAGGAAGCATGGCTTTGCTATATAAGAATCGTTTTTTGTTCTCAGGCGATCATCTGTGGTGGAATCCAAAACTCCAACAACTCGGGACTCCGGAACGGCTGGTATGGGATGACGCGTATTTGGAACGATCGGTCGAGAAATTGCTCCCCCTTTCCTTTGAGTGGGTCCTGCCCGGGCATGGCGAACGTATCCACCTTCCTCATCGCGACATGAAAAAAGCCCTGGATGAACTCCTTCAACGACGGTGGAATTTTCAGTCCCTGCCGCTTTGA
- a CDS encoding TVP38/TMEM64 family protein: MKSIPNWPVDKTCTKEDIQTLLDPFPYSRFSPKRLTVSFWVKVAALMTLSVAIYVVMQTINIGEVFNPDRITQWLSEAGPLAPFLFMGLMALAVIISPIPSLPLDIAAGAVFGPLLGAMYAVIGAEVGAITSFYIGRAVGREVLTRLLHINIAFCEKCSDRHLAIFVFLSRLIPIFSFDLISYGAGLTNMSIRVFALVTFLGMIPPTLALTYAGSYMGSGTWLTVVLGLAMVALLLLIPSIVLRYPTSRFVKLLRGETSGSTPAPVPLQQPMATPDQSQPLCDSCHGKME, translated from the coding sequence ATGAAAAGCATCCCGAATTGGCCTGTTGATAAAACGTGTACTAAAGAAGACATCCAGACATTGCTCGACCCATTCCCATATTCCCGTTTTTCTCCCAAGCGTCTGACCGTTTCATTCTGGGTCAAAGTGGCAGCGTTGATGACCTTGTCGGTGGCGATCTACGTGGTCATGCAGACCATCAACATCGGTGAGGTATTCAATCCCGACCGGATCACCCAATGGCTTTCAGAGGCTGGTCCTTTGGCCCCTTTCCTGTTCATGGGATTGATGGCTCTCGCCGTGATCATCAGCCCGATTCCAAGCTTGCCTTTAGATATTGCCGCGGGTGCGGTGTTCGGACCATTACTTGGTGCCATGTATGCCGTCATCGGAGCTGAAGTCGGTGCGATCACGAGTTTTTACATTGGGCGAGCCGTGGGCCGGGAAGTGCTGACCCGACTGCTCCATATCAACATCGCCTTCTGTGAGAAATGCTCGGACCGTCATCTGGCAATTTTTGTGTTTCTATCCCGTCTGATCCCGATCTTTTCGTTCGATCTGATCAGCTACGGTGCCGGGCTGACTAACATGTCGATTCGTGTCTTTGCTCTCGTGACGTTCCTGGGAATGATCCCTCCGACCCTTGCTCTCACTTACGCCGGGAGCTATATGGGCTCAGGAACTTGGCTCACCGTCGTTTTGGGACTTGCGATGGTAGCATTACTCCTTCTCATTCCCTCAATCGTCCTTCGATACCCCACCTCCCGATTCGTGAAACTTTTGCGAGGGGAGACCTCAGGATCAACTCCAGCCCCTGTTCCACTCCAACAACCCATGGCGACCCCCGACCAATCCCAACCACTCTGCGACTCTTGTCACGGAAAGATGGAATGA
- a CDS encoding peroxiredoxin-like family protein: protein MSTTKLSSGNRLPAFTLPLVSGGEVTLGQPEKKGNWQVVFIYRGLHCPICKKYLTKLESLKDKFPATKTEIVAVSGDSKSKAREMAETAGVTFPVAYGLSIEQMKELGLYISHPCSPKETDQPFPEPGMFAVNPEGKVQLIDISNTPFNRSDPDELVDTLRWIQENDYPIRGTYE from the coding sequence ATGAGCACAACAAAACTTTCGTCAGGAAACCGACTGCCTGCATTCACCCTCCCGCTGGTGAGTGGCGGGGAGGTCACATTGGGTCAGCCGGAAAAGAAGGGGAACTGGCAAGTCGTGTTTATCTATCGAGGTCTGCATTGCCCGATATGCAAAAAATACCTGACGAAGCTTGAATCCTTGAAAGATAAGTTTCCGGCCACGAAGACGGAAATCGTGGCAGTCTCAGGAGATTCAAAAAGCAAGGCCAGGGAGATGGCGGAAACGGCAGGTGTGACGTTCCCGGTGGCCTACGGGCTCTCCATTGAACAGATGAAGGAACTCGGGCTGTATATCTCTCATCCATGCTCTCCGAAGGAAACGGACCAACCGTTCCCCGAACCTGGAATGTTTGCGGTGAATCCGGAAGGCAAAGTCCAGTTGATCGATATTTCCAACACCCCGTTCAACCGATCCGATCCCGATGAATTAGTCGATACGCTGAGGTGGATTCAGGAGAATGACTATCCGATCCGCGGAACGTATGAATAA
- a CDS encoding outer membrane beta-barrel protein, whose protein sequence is MISMAWWIARITLVICSITTTSAFAGESERLTQNEERSQALSDQAQKFQSPQWHYGGFVDLGYSQDFNYPDNHLFRNRGTTPRVNELELNMGGAYIMKSATEQSRWGAELLGQGGQDSKDFGFGTNLPHVPGSDVWRHFGRANLSYLAPVGNGLTIQAGLFNSFIGYESLYAKDNFNYTRSWVADYSPYLMFGANAVYPVNDRWTGAVFIINEYFHLQDANNLPSYGAQTIYKPGEPWTIKETVYYGPDQSNTSLEFWRFFSDTIVEWKSKKVTIAGQYQIGTQKNATVAGNPRLMYMGAALHMRWHLKKSWFLALRPELYSDPNGLITGSEQFVWAVTATAEYRLPYEWTNSIFRLEYRHDNSTGPGGGFFKGAENRLTPSQNLLIFSVIWTFDSQCSNTPC, encoded by the coding sequence ATGATATCAATGGCATGGTGGATAGCCAGGATCACGTTGGTGATCTGTTCAATTACAACGACTTCAGCCTTTGCCGGGGAATCGGAGAGACTGACCCAGAACGAGGAACGATCGCAAGCTCTATCAGACCAAGCCCAGAAATTCCAGTCGCCTCAATGGCATTACGGCGGATTTGTGGATCTTGGCTACTCACAGGACTTTAATTACCCTGACAATCACCTCTTTCGCAATCGGGGCACCACGCCCAGAGTCAACGAACTCGAACTCAACATGGGCGGTGCCTATATTATGAAGAGTGCGACCGAACAGTCCCGATGGGGTGCAGAGCTATTGGGGCAGGGCGGACAGGATTCCAAAGACTTCGGTTTCGGTACCAATCTCCCTCATGTTCCTGGCTCCGATGTCTGGCGTCACTTCGGTCGCGCGAATCTCTCCTACCTGGCTCCGGTCGGCAATGGCTTGACGATTCAGGCCGGACTCTTTAACAGCTTCATTGGGTATGAATCCCTCTACGCCAAGGATAATTTCAACTATACGCGGTCCTGGGTGGCCGATTACTCACCCTACCTCATGTTCGGAGCGAATGCGGTCTATCCGGTCAACGACCGGTGGACCGGTGCCGTCTTTATCATCAATGAATATTTCCATCTTCAAGACGCCAATAATCTGCCGAGTTATGGGGCACAGACCATCTACAAACCGGGTGAGCCCTGGACAATAAAGGAAACCGTCTATTACGGACCTGATCAGTCGAACACCTCTCTGGAATTCTGGCGATTCTTTTCCGACACCATTGTTGAATGGAAGAGCAAGAAGGTCACAATTGCCGGCCAGTATCAGATAGGAACTCAGAAGAATGCCACTGTGGCCGGCAACCCCAGATTAATGTATATGGGAGCGGCCCTCCATATGCGCTGGCACCTTAAAAAATCCTGGTTTCTCGCACTCCGACCGGAATTGTATTCCGACCCGAATGGTCTCATTACCGGCTCTGAGCAATTCGTCTGGGCGGTTACCGCCACTGCGGAATACAGGCTTCCATACGAGTGGACCAATTCCATCTTCCGGCTGGAATACCGCCATGACAACTCAACGGGTCCCGGTGGCGGGTTCTTTAAAGGCGCGGAAAATCGTTTAACCCCCTCGCAGAACTTACTGATTTTTTCCGTCATTTGGACATTCGACTCACAATGCTCGAACACACCGTGCTGA
- a CDS encoding Fic family protein, translated as MTSGGDISGLILGHLSTPAARNAAETETISRAYDKHVFRARRKKRGAEWLTDDYIRQVHADMFGNIWEWGGQYRQTRLNIGVEPHLIRKQIKLLTEDFLSWNEANSTMPVVEIAARLQHRLTRIHPFLNGNGRQARLMTDIFFTPATTTFRSGLKSNSCPRETRFAKTLSGP; from the coding sequence ATGACATCCGGCGGAGATATCTCAGGCCTAATTCTCGGGCATCTATCGACCCCGGCTGCCCGCAATGCCGCAGAGACCGAAACCATCAGCCGGGCTTATGATAAACATGTGTTTCGCGCACGCCGAAAGAAACGCGGGGCTGAATGGCTGACGGATGACTACATTCGTCAAGTGCATGCGGATATGTTCGGGAACATCTGGGAGTGGGGAGGGCAGTACCGTCAAACCCGATTGAATATTGGGGTTGAACCGCATCTGATCCGCAAACAAATTAAACTTTTAACGGAAGATTTCCTTTCTTGGAACGAGGCGAATTCCACTATGCCGGTTGTTGAGATCGCGGCACGACTTCAGCATCGCCTGACCCGGATTCATCCGTTTCTCAATGGGAATGGTCGCCAGGCCAGGCTGATGACGGACATTTTTTTTACTCCCGCCACTACGACATTCCGCAGTGGCCTCAAATCCAACTCATGCCCCAGGGAAACCAGGTTCGCGAAGACTTTATCAGGGCCATGA
- a CDS encoding helix-turn-helix domain-containing protein: MRKRQTTIVDDMALSQLRIDSSVEDHNLKPNDWIRLLRNYLRMTQAELAKRAKITQANLVAIESGKVDPRVGTLQRIYQGLSCHLSVEPRPQKPLKELLRDRARAIALQRLKKTMGTMALEEQAPEKEMFRKLLEKRTDDILRDPREKLWRKEHGG, from the coding sequence ATGAGGAAAAGACAGACCACAATTGTCGATGACATGGCCTTATCACAATTACGTATCGATTCCTCAGTTGAGGATCACAATCTTAAGCCCAACGATTGGATCCGGCTTCTGCGGAATTATCTGCGGATGACGCAGGCGGAACTCGCTAAACGAGCCAAGATCACGCAAGCCAACCTCGTGGCAATTGAATCCGGAAAAGTCGATCCGCGAGTCGGCACACTTCAAAGGATCTACCAGGGCCTCTCCTGTCACCTCAGCGTCGAGCCCAGACCTCAAAAACCTCTGAAGGAATTACTCCGTGACCGAGCTCGGGCTATTGCCCTTCAACGGTTAAAAAAAACGATGGGGACCATGGCACTGGAAGAACAGGCGCCGGAGAAGGAAATGTTTAGGAAGCTTCTGGAAAAACGGACGGACGACATCCTTCGCGACCCTCGCGAAAAATTATGGCGCAAAGAACATGGCGGATGA
- a CDS encoding exopolyphosphatase, with product MATEKFRLVTRSDFDGLVCAVLLKKMGIIEDIKFVHPKDMQDGKVEISVNDITTNLPYVEGVHLAFDHHLSETIRNKGERSKHIIDPKAPSAARVVYRYYGGEKTFPAEWNEMMDAVDKGDSAQYGIDEILNPRGWALMNFIMDARTGLGRFKEFRISNYQLMMELIEKCISLSIDEIIALPDVQERVQLFRTHAELAKEQIMRCSTVHENLVVLDLRGEETIYAVNRFMIYALYPECNLSIHVMWGLKQQNTVFAIGSSIVNRTSTVNIGELCLSYGGGGHRNAGTCQVANEVAGDTLKEIIEKIHMQSLIAVEAGKA from the coding sequence ATGGCTACTGAAAAATTCCGATTAGTGACCCGCAGTGATTTTGACGGACTGGTCTGTGCGGTTCTGCTGAAAAAAATGGGGATTATTGAGGACATCAAGTTTGTCCATCCGAAAGATATGCAGGACGGCAAGGTGGAAATTTCGGTAAATGATATCACCACCAATCTTCCGTATGTTGAGGGGGTTCATCTCGCGTTTGACCATCACCTGAGTGAGACCATTCGTAATAAGGGTGAGAGAAGCAAACATATCATCGATCCCAAGGCGCCTTCTGCTGCGCGGGTGGTCTATCGGTATTACGGTGGGGAAAAGACCTTTCCGGCCGAATGGAATGAGATGATGGACGCGGTCGATAAAGGCGATTCAGCTCAATACGGGATCGACGAAATTCTTAACCCTCGCGGCTGGGCCTTGATGAATTTCATTATGGATGCCCGCACCGGATTGGGGCGCTTTAAGGAATTCCGGATCTCCAATTACCAGTTGATGATGGAACTCATCGAAAAATGTATTAGCCTCAGCATCGATGAGATTATCGCCCTGCCGGACGTACAGGAGAGGGTGCAGCTCTTCCGTACACATGCCGAATTGGCGAAAGAACAGATCATGCGGTGCTCGACCGTCCATGAAAATTTGGTCGTGCTGGATCTTCGGGGCGAGGAGACCATCTATGCCGTCAACCGGTTTATGATTTATGCGCTGTATCCGGAATGCAATCTGTCCATCCATGTCATGTGGGGGTTGAAACAACAAAACACCGTGTTCGCCATTGGCAGTTCGATCGTCAACCGGACTTCAACGGTCAATATCGGCGAGTTATGTTTGTCGTATGGCGGTGGCGGGCATCGGAATGCGGGAACCTGTCAGGTCGCCAATGAAGTGGCTGGTGACACACTCAAAGAAATCATTGAGAAAATTCACATGCAAAGCCTAATCGCAGTAGAGGCAGGGAAGGCATGA
- a CDS encoding nucleotidyltransferase domain-containing protein, producing the protein MKDEKLESVITTIKRTVPALLAVYRFGSEAQGTACPGSDIDLAVLAQNRLAPNMLVGLQQDLALNLHREVDLIDLRAASTVMQMQVLSTGECLFSGDDRAREFFEMVVYASYARLNEERSGILEDVRTRGSVYAR; encoded by the coding sequence ATGAAAGACGAGAAATTAGAATCGGTTATCACCACTATAAAGCGGACTGTGCCGGCTCTCCTGGCCGTGTACCGGTTTGGATCCGAGGCACAAGGGACGGCTTGTCCTGGGAGCGATATTGATTTGGCCGTGCTGGCGCAGAATCGGCTTGCGCCAAATATGTTGGTGGGGCTTCAACAAGATCTGGCGCTGAATCTTCATCGTGAGGTTGATCTGATTGATCTCCGTGCCGCATCGACGGTGATGCAGATGCAGGTTTTGTCCACAGGCGAATGTCTGTTCAGTGGAGACGACCGAGCGCGGGAATTTTTTGAAATGGTTGTCTATGCATCCTATGCCCGGCTTAACGAAGAAAGGTCCGGGATTCTTGAGGATGTCCGAACTCGGGGGTCGGTGTATGCCCGATGA
- a CDS encoding DUF86 domain-containing protein: MPDDVVLNKVASLERCIQRIRQVYNLSDQNLYENLLAQESILLNLQRTCEVSIDLAMHIVRKRRWGVPQESRDAFELLRTNGHLDSELSDAMKRMVGFRNVAIHEYDKLNLDIVKAIITHGLDDVLRFGQTMLKLEG; the protein is encoded by the coding sequence ATGCCCGATGACGTCGTCTTAAACAAGGTGGCGAGTCTGGAGCGGTGTATTCAACGGATTCGTCAGGTCTACAATCTGAGCGATCAGAACCTCTATGAAAATTTACTGGCTCAAGAATCTATTCTTCTCAACCTCCAAAGGACTTGTGAAGTTTCAATTGATCTGGCTATGCACATTGTCCGGAAGCGGCGGTGGGGTGTTCCCCAGGAGAGCAGGGACGCGTTTGAGTTGTTGCGGACAAATGGACATCTGGACAGCGAATTATCCGATGCTATGAAGCGCATGGTGGGGTTTCGAAATGTAGCCATTCATGAATACGATAAACTGAATCTGGACATTGTGAAGGCCATTATCACTCATGGGCTTGACGACGTCCTGAGATTCGGTCAAACGATGTTGAAACTGGAAGGGTGA
- a CDS encoding DUF2971 domain-containing protein gives MPKNHGRDFFFKYTSFNTAKIILRDLTYRWSSPLLFNDPFDTQMELRNGFIAKNSELLYWEEIQRRTLMSLEPLGSSNNPLFRIIMAIRGGEVENIFPEIIDSLQKGEVRALTTPMNQLFENVQSNFQGLNDDWKTLLNHMRIFSVSEVLDDLLMWAHYAENHTGVVFKLSCLPEKDNALCIAQQVNYSNDIPIMVTIEDLVNHQCGVGKFTELDYFKKQALTKSYHWNYEKEWRIVDFRPDQIDQLYVDVPFHPEEINSLFLGCRMSSGNREQIKNMAKAVLPHVKLFQASVHKSKFQLNFEEVE, from the coding sequence ATGCCTAAAAATCATGGGAGAGATTTCTTTTTTAAGTACACTTCTTTCAATACCGCGAAGATTATCCTCAGGGATTTAACATACCGCTGGAGCTCCCCTCTGTTATTTAACGATCCGTTTGATACTCAAATGGAGCTTAGGAACGGTTTCATTGCCAAAAACTCTGAGCTTTTGTATTGGGAAGAGATCCAAAGAAGAACATTAATGAGTTTAGAACCGTTAGGTTCTTCAAATAACCCGCTGTTTCGTATTATTATGGCAATTCGAGGAGGTGAGGTCGAAAACATTTTCCCCGAGATCATTGATAGCCTGCAAAAAGGAGAAGTTAGGGCATTAACTACCCCTATGAACCAATTATTTGAAAATGTCCAATCAAATTTTCAGGGGCTAAATGACGATTGGAAAACCCTTTTAAACCATATGCGAATTTTTAGTGTGTCAGAAGTTCTGGACGACTTACTAATGTGGGCACATTATGCTGAAAATCACACAGGGGTTGTTTTTAAACTTAGCTGTTTGCCAGAAAAGGATAATGCTTTATGCATTGCCCAGCAAGTCAATTATAGTAATGATATTCCAATAATGGTCACTATTGAAGATTTGGTTAACCATCAATGCGGCGTGGGAAAGTTCACAGAATTAGACTATTTCAAGAAGCAGGCCTTAACCAAAAGCTACCATTGGAACTATGAAAAAGAGTGGCGAATTGTCGATTTTCGGCCGGATCAAATTGACCAATTATATGTTGACGTTCCATTTCATCCGGAGGAAATCAATAGCCTCTTCCTAGGATGTAGAATGAGTTCTGGAAATAGGGAACAAATTAAGAACATGGCAAAAGCAGTTTTACCCCATGTAAAACTTTTCCAGGCATCCGTACACAAAAGTAAATTTCAGCTGAATTTTGAGGAAGTAGAATAG
- a CDS encoding helicase-related protein codes for MNDFIPGQRWVSDNDAALGLGIVQSVAFRTVQMEFPAVAETRTYAKKTALLTRVEFDVGDSIKSIDGWYLSITKIEQVSGTVRYHGIRDSGETTTMHECELSAEINFNLPQDKLFAGKIDGNKWFELRAATLRHLSTQQTSASFGLHGPRVSLIPHQMYIANEVSKRSNPRVLLADEVGLGKTIEAGLILHRLILTGKIHRALIIVPEPLLHQWLVELLRRFNLRFTLIDEQYFSNTDGAVDDPEESVPLENYFDQFPLVLCGLQFACRDDIAPLIAMCDWDILVVDEAHHLEWTPSESSREYRQIETLANQSASVLLLTATPEQFGTAGHFARLRLLDPARFHSLDSYLAEEKQHAATAGLVNLLLDHQTMTEDDLAHVRSLIDDSDTIDITDINATHDDASTLRRHLIDRLIDQHGTGRMLFRNTRETISGFPRRHFIPAVLDDDRNETRINWLSDKLRELSPHKVLLICATAETAVSISTILLQKHGLQAGIFHEHMSLLERDRTAAWFAEAENGAQILICSEIGGEGRNFQFLHNIVLFDLPDNPDLLEQRIGRLDRIGQQHDINIHVPVAAGSRDARLSRWYHDALNSFEQSCVTGQHIKTEVEEQFAAYVVGEHLDEDRFVSECRQLHEQKTRQLNLGRNRLLELSGCRQEIADPLIQEIKHNEQEKILLRYLEHAFDCFGVEIEDHSLNSWIVRPGAHLQVEQFPELPEDGITVTTNRETALAREDMHFLSWEHPLVRATIDLILNGEKGRASICALHMPQLSPRSILIEAIFESNCPAPGGLDIGRYLPCHALRLLVNQEGENYAQQLPPDSYETLMEKIDQEVARQMIEKTRATLKKQMQHIEEMAAQQLPVLRNTAIASMHEELDNELQRLLTLKKRNPTIRDEEVQLLRTKISDIETRLQSSTLKLSALRVIYTV; via the coding sequence ATGAATGATTTTATTCCCGGCCAACGCTGGGTGAGTGACAACGATGCCGCACTCGGATTGGGCATCGTCCAATCTGTCGCCTTTCGCACGGTTCAAATGGAATTTCCTGCCGTCGCCGAAACACGCACATATGCGAAAAAAACTGCCCTGCTGACGCGTGTTGAATTTGATGTCGGTGATTCAATTAAAAGTATCGATGGTTGGTACCTGTCGATCACCAAAATAGAACAGGTCAGCGGCACAGTGCGCTACCACGGCATTCGAGACAGTGGCGAAACTACCACCATGCACGAATGTGAACTGTCTGCTGAAATCAACTTCAATTTACCCCAAGACAAACTGTTTGCGGGGAAAATTGACGGAAACAAATGGTTTGAACTGCGCGCGGCAACGCTCCGACACCTTTCCACACAACAAACATCAGCAAGCTTTGGCTTACACGGACCACGTGTCAGCCTGATTCCTCATCAAATGTATATTGCCAATGAAGTCTCAAAGAGATCAAACCCGCGTGTTCTGCTCGCCGATGAAGTGGGCCTCGGCAAAACCATTGAAGCGGGTTTAATTCTGCACCGCCTCATACTGACTGGGAAAATACACCGTGCATTAATTATCGTACCCGAACCACTACTTCATCAGTGGCTGGTGGAATTGCTCAGGCGCTTTAATTTACGTTTCACCTTAATCGATGAGCAGTATTTTTCAAATACCGACGGGGCAGTCGATGATCCTGAAGAGTCGGTACCTCTTGAAAACTATTTTGATCAATTTCCCCTCGTGTTATGCGGATTGCAGTTTGCCTGCCGCGATGATATCGCCCCGTTAATTGCCATGTGCGATTGGGATATATTAGTCGTCGATGAGGCGCACCATCTTGAGTGGACACCGAGCGAGAGCAGCCGGGAGTATCGGCAAATCGAAACGTTAGCGAATCAGTCAGCTTCAGTCTTGTTATTAACAGCCACACCGGAGCAATTTGGCACGGCCGGGCATTTTGCCCGCTTGCGACTGCTCGACCCGGCGCGGTTCCACTCGCTCGACAGCTATTTAGCCGAGGAGAAACAACATGCCGCGACTGCCGGGCTGGTGAATCTCCTACTCGATCATCAGACCATGACTGAAGATGATCTAGCGCATGTACGTTCGCTCATCGATGATAGCGATACCATCGACATCACAGACATCAATGCCACTCATGACGATGCCAGCACACTTCGACGACACCTCATCGATCGTTTGATTGATCAACATGGCACTGGCCGCATGTTGTTCAGGAACACGCGTGAGACGATCAGCGGGTTTCCCCGGCGTCATTTCATTCCTGCTGTACTCGACGACGACAGAAACGAAACCCGTATCAACTGGCTTTCCGATAAACTACGAGAACTATCGCCGCACAAAGTCCTACTGATTTGCGCGACCGCCGAGACCGCGGTTTCAATATCAACAATACTGCTGCAAAAGCATGGCCTGCAAGCCGGCATTTTTCACGAACACATGAGTCTCCTGGAACGAGACCGCACTGCCGCCTGGTTTGCCGAGGCAGAAAACGGTGCGCAAATATTGATTTGTTCGGAGATTGGCGGCGAAGGTCGAAATTTTCAATTTCTCCACAATATCGTTTTGTTCGACTTACCCGATAACCCCGATTTACTGGAACAGCGTATTGGCCGCCTGGATAGAATCGGGCAGCAGCACGATATCAATATTCACGTGCCTGTCGCGGCAGGTTCAAGAGACGCACGGCTGAGCCGCTGGTACCATGATGCACTCAATTCGTTTGAGCAGAGTTGCGTAACCGGCCAACACATCAAGACCGAGGTGGAAGAACAATTTGCCGCTTACGTTGTCGGCGAACACCTCGATGAAGACAGGTTTGTCAGCGAGTGCAGGCAACTGCACGAACAAAAGACGCGGCAACTCAATCTCGGTCGAAACCGGTTGCTCGAACTCAGTGGGTGTCGTCAGGAAATTGCTGACCCGTTGATTCAAGAAATCAAACACAATGAGCAGGAGAAGATCTTATTACGATACCTTGAACATGCATTTGATTGTTTTGGGGTTGAAATTGAAGATCATTCGCTGAACAGTTGGATCGTACGACCGGGTGCTCATTTACAGGTGGAGCAATTTCCTGAGTTACCCGAAGACGGCATTACCGTGACGACCAATCGCGAGACCGCCCTTGCGCGAGAAGACATGCATTTTCTAAGTTGGGAGCACCCGTTAGTGCGCGCGACAATCGACCTGATTTTGAACGGAGAAAAAGGCAGGGCCAGCATCTGCGCCTTACACATGCCACAACTTTCACCTCGCAGTATTTTAATCGAAGCCATATTCGAATCGAACTGCCCTGCACCCGGCGGGTTAGACATCGGTCGCTATCTTCCTTGCCACGCATTGCGCTTGCTGGTCAACCAGGAGGGGGAAAATTATGCCCAACAACTTCCACCTGACAGTTACGAAACACTAATGGAAAAGATCGATCAAGAAGTCGCACGGCAAATGATCGAGAAGACACGTGCGACATTAAAAAAACAAATGCAACACATTGAGGAAATGGCCGCGCAACAGCTCCCCGTGCTTCGCAATACTGCCATCGCCTCGATGCATGAAGAATTAGATAACGAGTTACAGCGTCTGCTTACCCTGAAAAAGCGCAACCCAACAATTCGCGACGAAGAAGTGCAATTGTTACGCACGAAAATTTCCGATATAGAAACGCGTTTGCAAAGCAGTACTCTCAAGCTATCCGCCCTGCGTGTCATTTATACGGTTTAA